A stretch of Homo sapiens chromosome 12, GRCh38.p14 Primary Assembly DNA encodes these proteins:
- the SCAF11 gene encoding protein SCAF11 isoform X9, with protein sequence MGRVHLSHNLYPDVHVPGFSRTLASCPIDRKPFQAVFKFSALEGYVKVQVKKQLRETKDKKNENSFEKQVSCHENSKSCIRRKAIVREDLLSAKVCDLKWIHRNSLYSETGGKKNAAIKINKPQRSNWSTNQCFRNFFSNMFSSVSHSGESSFTYRAYCTEFIEASEISALIRQKRHELELSWFPDTLPGIGRIGFIPWNVETEVLPLISSVLPRTIFPTSTISFEHFGTSCKGYALAHTQEGEEKKQTSGTSNTRGSRRKPAMTTPTRRSTRNTRAETASQSQRSPISDNSGCDAPGNSNPSLSVPSSAESEKQTRQAPKRKSVRRGRKPPLLKKKLRSSVAAPEKSSSNDSVDEETAESDTSPVLEKEHQPDVDSSNICTVQTHVENQSANCLKSCNEQIEESEKHTANYDTEERVGSSSSESCAQDLPVLVGEEGEVKKLENTGIEANVLCLESEISENILEKGGDPLEKQDQISGLSQSEVKTDVCTVHLPNDFPTCLTSESKVYQPVSCPLSDLSENVESVVNEEKITESSLVEITEHKDFTLKTEELIESPKLESSEGEIIQTVDRQSVKSPEVQLLGHVETEDVEIIATCDTFGNEDFNNIQDSENNLLKNNLLNTKLEKSLEEKNESLTEHPRSTELPKTHIEQIQKHFSEDNNEMIPMECDSFCSDQNESEVEPSVNADLKQMNENSVTHCSENNMPSSDLADEKVETVSQPSESPKDTIDKTKKPRTRRSRFHSPSTTWSPNKDTPQEKKRPQSPSPRRETGKESRKSQSPSPKNESARGRKKSRSQSPKKDIARERRQSQSRSPKRDTTRESRRSESLSPRRETSRENKRSQPRVKDSSPGEKSRSQSRERESDRDGQRRERERRTRKWSRSRSHSRSPSRCRTKSKSSSFGRIDRDSYSPRWKGRWANDGWRCPRGNDRYRKNDPEKQNENTRKEKNDIHLDADDPNSADKHRNDCPNWITEKINSGPDPRTRNPEKLKESHWEENRNENSGNSWNKNFGSGWVSNRGRGRGNRGRGTYRSSFAYKDQNENRWQNRKPLSGNSNSSGSESFKFVEQQSYKRKSEQEFSFDTPADRSGWTSASSWAVRKTLPADVQNYYSRRGRNSSGPQSGWMKQEEETSGQDSSLKDQTNQQVDGSQLPINMMQPQMNVMQQQMNAQHQPMNIFPYPVGVHAPLMNIQRNPFNIHPQLPLHLHTGVPLMQVATPTSVSQGLPPPPPPPPPSQQVNYIASQPDGKQLQGIPSSSHVSNNMSTPVLPAPTAAPGNTGMVQGPSSGNTSSSSHSKASNAAVKLAESKVSVAVEASADSSKTDKKLQIQEKAAQEVKLAIKPFYQNKDITKEEYKEIVRKAVDKVCHSKSGEVNSTKVANLVKAYVDKYKYSRKGSQKKTLEEPVSTEKNIG encoded by the exons ACACTGGCTTCATGTCCTATTGACCGTAAACCTTTTCAGGCAGTGTTTAAATTCAGTGCATTGGAAGGTTATGTTAAG GTTCAAGTAAAAAAACAGCTGAGAGaaacaaaagacaagaaaaatgaaaactcattTGAGAAACAGGTCTCCTGTCATGAAAATTCTAAAAGCTGTATAAG AAGAAAAGCCATCGTAAGAGAAGATCTATTAAGTGCAAAAGTTTGTGACTTGAAGTGGATACATA GAAACTCTTTATACAGTGaaacaggaggaaagaaaaatgcagcaataaagataaataag cCTCAGAGATCAAATTGGAGTACAAATCAGTGCTTCAGAAATTTTTTCTCCaatatgttttcttctgttaGCCACTCTGGAGAATCTTCCTTTACCTATAGAGCTTATTG tACAGAATTTATAGAAGCCAGTGAAATCAGTGCATTGATTAGGCAGAAGAGACATGAACTGGAATTGTCATGGTTTCCTGATACATTACCTGGAATtggaag AATTGGTTTTATACCCTGGAATGTTGAAACAGAAGTCCTTCCTCTCATTTCTTCTGTGTTGCCAAGAACTATTTTTCCAACAAGTACCATATCTTTCGAACATTTTG gtACTTCTTGCAAGGGATATGCATTAGCACATACtcaagaaggggaagaaaagaagcaaactTCTGGTACATCAAATACCAGAGGATCAAGACGAAAACCTGCAATGACAACTCCTACAAGGAGGTCTACACGTAACACAAGAGCTGAAACAGCCAGTCAGTCTCAGAGATCCCCAATATCAGACAATTCTGGGTGTGATGCCCCAGGTAACAGTAATCCATCTTTAAGTGTTCCCTCTTCAGCTGAGTCAGAAAAGCAAACAAGACAGGCTCCAAAACGGAAGtctgtaagaagaggaagaaaaccaCCTTTACTGAAAAAGAAACTTCGGAGCTCTGTAGCTGCCCCTGAAAAATCATCTTCCAATGATTCAGTAGATGAAGAAACAGCAGAATCTGACACATCACCTGTGTTAGAAAAAGAGCACCAACCAGATGTAGACAGTAGTAACATTTGTACTGTGCAGACTCATGTAGAAAACCAGTCTGCTAATTGCTTGAAAAGTTGCAATGAGCAAATAGAAGAAAGTGAGAAGCATACTGCAAATTATGATACAGAGGAAAGAGTAGGATCTTCATCTTCTGAGTCTTGTGCTCAAGATCTTCCTGTGCTAGTTGGTGAGGAAGGGGAAGTTAAAAAACTCGAGAATACAGGTATAGAGGCTAATGTTTTGTGTTTGGAAAGTGAgatttctgaaaatattcttgaaaaagGAGGTGATCCATTGGAAAAGCAAGACCAGATATCTGGACTTTCACAATCAGAGGTAAAGACAGATGTATGTACAGTTCATCTTCCAAATGATTTTCCTACATGTTTAACATCTGAAAGCAAAGTGTACCAACCTGTATCTTGTCCCCTAAGTGACTTATCTGAGAATGTAGAGTCAGtggttaatgaagaaaaaataacagagaGTTCCCTAGTAGAAATTACTGAACATAAAGATTTTACACTAAAAACAGAGGAGCTTATAGAGAGCCCCAAGTTAGAATCTTCTGAGGGTGAAATTATACAGACAGTGGACAGACAATCTGTTAAGAGCCCAGAGGTTCAATTGCTTGGGCATGTTGAAACTGAAGATGTAGAAATAATTGCAACATGTGATACTTTTGGGAATGAAGATTTCAATAATATTCAAGACTCTGAAAATAACTTACTAAAAAATAATCTTCTGAACACCAAATTGGAAAAATctttagaagaaaagaatgaatcgCTGACCGAACATCCTAGATCTACAGAGTTGCCTAAAACACACATTGAACAGATTCAGAAGCATTTTAGTGAGGACAACAATGAAATGATACCTATGGAGTGTGATTCATTTTGCAGTGACCAAAATGAATCTGAAGTTGAACCATCTGTAAATGCTGAtcttaaacaaatgaatgaaaattctGTGACACACTGTTCTGAAAATAATATGCCGTCTTCTGATCTTGCGGATGAAAAGGTTGAAACTGTTTCTCAACCATCTGAAAGCCCAAAAGATACCatagataaaaccaaaaagcCTCGTACTCGAAGATCTAGATTTCATTCTCCATCTACAACTTGGTCACCCAACAAAGACACTCCACAAGAAAAGAAGCGGCCCCAGTCTCCATCTCCCAGAAGAGAAACTGGGAAAGAAAGCAGGAAGTCTCAATCACCATCTCCTAAGAATGAGTCAGCCAGAGGCCGGAAAAAATCCCGTTCTCAGTCCCCAAAAAAGGATATTGCAAGAGAAAGGAGGCAATCTCAGTCTCGGTCTCCAAAAAGGGATACTACTAGGGAAAGCAGAAGATCTGAATCACTGTCCCCAAGAAGAGAAACTTCTAGAGAGAACAAAAGATCTCAGCCAAGAGTGAAAGATTCTTCCCCAGGAGAAAAATCCAGGTCCCAGAGCAGAGAACGAGAAAGTGATAGAGAtgggcagaggagagagagagaaaggagaaccaGAAAGTGGTCTAGGTCCAGATCTCATTCTAGGTCCCCCTCAAGATGTAGAACAAAAAGTAAGAGTTCATCATTTGGTAGAATTGACAGAGATAGTTACTCTCCCCGGTGGAAGGGAAGATGGGCAAATGATGGTTGGAGATGTCCACGAGGAAATGATCGGTACAGAAAGAATgacccagagaaacagaatgaaaatacaagaaaagaaaaaaatgacatccaTCTAGATGCTGATGATCCAAATTCTGCTGACAAACATAGAAATGACTGTCCCAATTggataacagaaaaaataaactctgGGCCTGATCCAAGAACCAGAAAtccagaaaagttgaaagagtCTCAttgggaagaaaatagaaatgaaaattcaggaaattctTGGAATAAAAACTTTGGTTCTGGTTGGGTATCTAACCGTGGTAGAGGCAGAGGCAACCGTGGCAGAGGCACTTACAGAAGTAGTTTTGCCTATAAAGATCAGAATGAAAATCGGTGGCAAAATCGAAAACCCCTCTCAGGGAATTCAAACAGTTCAGGGAGTGAATCTTTCAAGTTTGTGGAACAGCAATCCTATAAGCGAAAAAGTGAACAGGAGTTCTCATTTGATACACCAGCAGATAGATCTGGATGGACATCTGCATCCAGCTGGGCCGTGAGAAAGACTTTGCCAGCAGATGTACAAAACTACTACTCACGACGAGGCAGAAATTCTTCAGGTCCACAGTCTGGATGGATGAAACAAGAGGAGGAAACATCTGGACAGG attCTAGCCTAAAAGACCAAACAAACCAGCAAGTTGATGGTTCTCAGCTACCTATAAATATGATGCAACCGCAAATGAATGTAATGCAGCAACAAATGAATGCACAACACCAGCCTATGAATATCTTCCCATATCCAGTGGGTGTTCATGCTCCTTTGATGAACATCCAACGCAATCCATTTAACATTCATCCTCAGCTACCCTTGCATCTCCACACAGGAGTGCCCCTCATGCAGGTAGCCACTCCTACCAGTGTATCTCAGggactaccaccaccaccaccccctcccccaccatcccAACAAGTCAACTACATTGCTTCACAACCAGATGGAAAGCAATTGCAG GGTATTCCTAGTTCTTCTCATGTAAGTAATAACATGAGTACACCAGTTTTGCCTGCTCcgacagcagccccaggaaataCGGGAATGGTTCAGGGACCAAGTTCTGGTAATACTTCGTCATCAAGTCACAGCAAAGCCTCTAATGCTGCTGTAAAATTGGCAGAAAGCAAAGTAAGTGTTGCAGTGGAAGCCAGCGCAGATAGCTCGAAGACAGACAAG AAATTGCAAATTCAAGAAAAAGCAGCACAAGAGGTAAAATTGGCCATCAAGccattttaccaaaataaagatATCACCAaggaagaatataaagaaattgtACGGAAAGCAGTAGATAAA GTTTGTCATAGTAAGAGTGGAGAAGTAAATTCTACTAAAGTGGCAAATCTGGTTAAAGCCTATGTAGACAAATACAAATATTCACGGAAGGGGAGCCAAAAGAAAACTCTGGAAGAACCTGTGTCTACTGAAAAAAACATAGGCTGA
- the SCAF11 gene encoding protein SCAF11 isoform X3: protein MIVSIFSNKETLFQREMKKKTVCTLNMGDKKYEDMEGEENGDNTISTGLLYSEADRCPICLNCLLEKEVGFPESCNHVFCMTCILKWAETLASCPIDRKPFQAVFKFSALEGYVKVQVKKQLRETKDKKNENSFEKQVSCHENSKSCIRRKAIVREDLLSAKVCDLKWIHRNSLYSETGGKKNAAIKINKPQRSNWSTNQCFRNFFSNMFSSVSHSGESSFTYRAYCTEFIEASEISALIRQKRHELELSWFPDTLPGIGRIGFIPWNVETEVLPLISSVLPRTIFPTSTISFEHFGTSCKGYALAHTQEGEEKKQTSGTSNTRGSRRKPAMTTPTRRSTRNTRAETASQSQRSPISDNSGCDAPGNSNPSLSVPSSAESEKQTRQAPKRKSVRRGRKPPLLKKKLRSSVAAPEKSSSNDSVDEETAESDTSPVLEKEHQPDVDSSNICTVQTHVENQSANCLKSCNEQIEESEKHTANYDTEERVGSSSSESCAQDLPVLVGEEGEVKKLENTGIEANVLCLESEISENILEKGGDPLEKQDQISGLSQSEVKTDVCTVHLPNDFPTCLTSESKVYQPVSCPLSDLSENVESVVNEEKITESSLVEITEHKDFTLKTEELIESPKLESSEGEIIQTVDRQSVKSPEVQLLGHVETEDVEIIATCDTFGNEDFNNIQDSENNLLKNNLLNTKLEKSLEEKNESLTEHPRSTELPKTHIEQIQKHFSEDNNEMIPMECDSFCSDQNESEVEPSVNADLKQMNENSVTHCSENNMPSSDLADEKVETVSQPSESPKDTIDKTKKPRTRRSRFHSPSTTWSPNKDTPQEKKRPQSPSPRRETGKESRKSQSPSPKNESARGRKKSRSQSPKKDIARERRQSQSRSPKRDTTRESRRSESLSPRRETSRENKRSQPRVKDSSPGEKSRSQSRERESDRDGQRRERERRTRKWSRSRSHSRSPSRCRTKSKSSSFGRIDRDSYSPRWKGRWANDGWRCPRGNDRYRKNDPEKQNENTRKEKNDIHLDADDPNSADKHRNDCPNWITEKINSGPDPRTRNPEKLKESHWEENRNENSGNSWNKNFGSGWVSNRGRGRGNRGRGTYRSSFAYKDQNENRWQNRKPLSGNSNSSGSESFKFVEQQSYKRKSEQEFSFDTPADRSGWTSASSWAVRKTLPADVQNYYSRRGRNSSGPQSGWMKQEEETSGQDSSLKDQTNQQVDGSQLPINMMQPQMNVMQQQMNAQHQPMNIFPYPVGVHAPLMNIQRNPFNIHPQLPLHLHTGVPLMQVATPTSVSQGLPPPPPPPPPSQQVNYIASQPDGKQLQGIPSSSHVSNNMSTPVLPAPTAAPGNTGMVQGPSSGNTSSSSHSKASNAAVKLAESKVSVAVEASADSSKTDKKLQIQEKAAQEVKLAIKPFYQNKDITKEEYKEIVRKAVDKVCHSKSGEVNSTKVANLVKAYVDKYKYSRKGSQKKTLEEPVSTEKNIG from the exons ACACTGGCTTCATGTCCTATTGACCGTAAACCTTTTCAGGCAGTGTTTAAATTCAGTGCATTGGAAGGTTATGTTAAG GTTCAAGTAAAAAAACAGCTGAGAGaaacaaaagacaagaaaaatgaaaactcattTGAGAAACAGGTCTCCTGTCATGAAAATTCTAAAAGCTGTATAAG AAGAAAAGCCATCGTAAGAGAAGATCTATTAAGTGCAAAAGTTTGTGACTTGAAGTGGATACATA GAAACTCTTTATACAGTGaaacaggaggaaagaaaaatgcagcaataaagataaataag cCTCAGAGATCAAATTGGAGTACAAATCAGTGCTTCAGAAATTTTTTCTCCaatatgttttcttctgttaGCCACTCTGGAGAATCTTCCTTTACCTATAGAGCTTATTG tACAGAATTTATAGAAGCCAGTGAAATCAGTGCATTGATTAGGCAGAAGAGACATGAACTGGAATTGTCATGGTTTCCTGATACATTACCTGGAATtggaag AATTGGTTTTATACCCTGGAATGTTGAAACAGAAGTCCTTCCTCTCATTTCTTCTGTGTTGCCAAGAACTATTTTTCCAACAAGTACCATATCTTTCGAACATTTTG gtACTTCTTGCAAGGGATATGCATTAGCACATACtcaagaaggggaagaaaagaagcaaactTCTGGTACATCAAATACCAGAGGATCAAGACGAAAACCTGCAATGACAACTCCTACAAGGAGGTCTACACGTAACACAAGAGCTGAAACAGCCAGTCAGTCTCAGAGATCCCCAATATCAGACAATTCTGGGTGTGATGCCCCAGGTAACAGTAATCCATCTTTAAGTGTTCCCTCTTCAGCTGAGTCAGAAAAGCAAACAAGACAGGCTCCAAAACGGAAGtctgtaagaagaggaagaaaaccaCCTTTACTGAAAAAGAAACTTCGGAGCTCTGTAGCTGCCCCTGAAAAATCATCTTCCAATGATTCAGTAGATGAAGAAACAGCAGAATCTGACACATCACCTGTGTTAGAAAAAGAGCACCAACCAGATGTAGACAGTAGTAACATTTGTACTGTGCAGACTCATGTAGAAAACCAGTCTGCTAATTGCTTGAAAAGTTGCAATGAGCAAATAGAAGAAAGTGAGAAGCATACTGCAAATTATGATACAGAGGAAAGAGTAGGATCTTCATCTTCTGAGTCTTGTGCTCAAGATCTTCCTGTGCTAGTTGGTGAGGAAGGGGAAGTTAAAAAACTCGAGAATACAGGTATAGAGGCTAATGTTTTGTGTTTGGAAAGTGAgatttctgaaaatattcttgaaaaagGAGGTGATCCATTGGAAAAGCAAGACCAGATATCTGGACTTTCACAATCAGAGGTAAAGACAGATGTATGTACAGTTCATCTTCCAAATGATTTTCCTACATGTTTAACATCTGAAAGCAAAGTGTACCAACCTGTATCTTGTCCCCTAAGTGACTTATCTGAGAATGTAGAGTCAGtggttaatgaagaaaaaataacagagaGTTCCCTAGTAGAAATTACTGAACATAAAGATTTTACACTAAAAACAGAGGAGCTTATAGAGAGCCCCAAGTTAGAATCTTCTGAGGGTGAAATTATACAGACAGTGGACAGACAATCTGTTAAGAGCCCAGAGGTTCAATTGCTTGGGCATGTTGAAACTGAAGATGTAGAAATAATTGCAACATGTGATACTTTTGGGAATGAAGATTTCAATAATATTCAAGACTCTGAAAATAACTTACTAAAAAATAATCTTCTGAACACCAAATTGGAAAAATctttagaagaaaagaatgaatcgCTGACCGAACATCCTAGATCTACAGAGTTGCCTAAAACACACATTGAACAGATTCAGAAGCATTTTAGTGAGGACAACAATGAAATGATACCTATGGAGTGTGATTCATTTTGCAGTGACCAAAATGAATCTGAAGTTGAACCATCTGTAAATGCTGAtcttaaacaaatgaatgaaaattctGTGACACACTGTTCTGAAAATAATATGCCGTCTTCTGATCTTGCGGATGAAAAGGTTGAAACTGTTTCTCAACCATCTGAAAGCCCAAAAGATACCatagataaaaccaaaaagcCTCGTACTCGAAGATCTAGATTTCATTCTCCATCTACAACTTGGTCACCCAACAAAGACACTCCACAAGAAAAGAAGCGGCCCCAGTCTCCATCTCCCAGAAGAGAAACTGGGAAAGAAAGCAGGAAGTCTCAATCACCATCTCCTAAGAATGAGTCAGCCAGAGGCCGGAAAAAATCCCGTTCTCAGTCCCCAAAAAAGGATATTGCAAGAGAAAGGAGGCAATCTCAGTCTCGGTCTCCAAAAAGGGATACTACTAGGGAAAGCAGAAGATCTGAATCACTGTCCCCAAGAAGAGAAACTTCTAGAGAGAACAAAAGATCTCAGCCAAGAGTGAAAGATTCTTCCCCAGGAGAAAAATCCAGGTCCCAGAGCAGAGAACGAGAAAGTGATAGAGAtgggcagaggagagagagagaaaggagaaccaGAAAGTGGTCTAGGTCCAGATCTCATTCTAGGTCCCCCTCAAGATGTAGAACAAAAAGTAAGAGTTCATCATTTGGTAGAATTGACAGAGATAGTTACTCTCCCCGGTGGAAGGGAAGATGGGCAAATGATGGTTGGAGATGTCCACGAGGAAATGATCGGTACAGAAAGAATgacccagagaaacagaatgaaaatacaagaaaagaaaaaaatgacatccaTCTAGATGCTGATGATCCAAATTCTGCTGACAAACATAGAAATGACTGTCCCAATTggataacagaaaaaataaactctgGGCCTGATCCAAGAACCAGAAAtccagaaaagttgaaagagtCTCAttgggaagaaaatagaaatgaaaattcaggaaattctTGGAATAAAAACTTTGGTTCTGGTTGGGTATCTAACCGTGGTAGAGGCAGAGGCAACCGTGGCAGAGGCACTTACAGAAGTAGTTTTGCCTATAAAGATCAGAATGAAAATCGGTGGCAAAATCGAAAACCCCTCTCAGGGAATTCAAACAGTTCAGGGAGTGAATCTTTCAAGTTTGTGGAACAGCAATCCTATAAGCGAAAAAGTGAACAGGAGTTCTCATTTGATACACCAGCAGATAGATCTGGATGGACATCTGCATCCAGCTGGGCCGTGAGAAAGACTTTGCCAGCAGATGTACAAAACTACTACTCACGACGAGGCAGAAATTCTTCAGGTCCACAGTCTGGATGGATGAAACAAGAGGAGGAAACATCTGGACAGG attCTAGCCTAAAAGACCAAACAAACCAGCAAGTTGATGGTTCTCAGCTACCTATAAATATGATGCAACCGCAAATGAATGTAATGCAGCAACAAATGAATGCACAACACCAGCCTATGAATATCTTCCCATATCCAGTGGGTGTTCATGCTCCTTTGATGAACATCCAACGCAATCCATTTAACATTCATCCTCAGCTACCCTTGCATCTCCACACAGGAGTGCCCCTCATGCAGGTAGCCACTCCTACCAGTGTATCTCAGggactaccaccaccaccaccccctcccccaccatcccAACAAGTCAACTACATTGCTTCACAACCAGATGGAAAGCAATTGCAG GGTATTCCTAGTTCTTCTCATGTAAGTAATAACATGAGTACACCAGTTTTGCCTGCTCcgacagcagccccaggaaataCGGGAATGGTTCAGGGACCAAGTTCTGGTAATACTTCGTCATCAAGTCACAGCAAAGCCTCTAATGCTGCTGTAAAATTGGCAGAAAGCAAAGTAAGTGTTGCAGTGGAAGCCAGCGCAGATAGCTCGAAGACAGACAAG AAATTGCAAATTCAAGAAAAAGCAGCACAAGAGGTAAAATTGGCCATCAAGccattttaccaaaataaagatATCACCAaggaagaatataaagaaattgtACGGAAAGCAGTAGATAAA GTTTGTCATAGTAAGAGTGGAGAAGTAAATTCTACTAAAGTGGCAAATCTGGTTAAAGCCTATGTAGACAAATACAAATATTCACGGAAGGGGAGCCAAAAGAAAACTCTGGAAGAACCTGTGTCTACTGAAAAAAACATAGGCTGA